From Homo sapiens chromosome 6, GRCh38.p14 Primary Assembly, the proteins below share one genomic window:
- the GTPBP2 gene encoding GTP-binding protein 2 isoform X2, translated as MFHTDTHTVLGKRAAEDGNIEYKLKLVNPSQYRFEHLVTQMKWRLQEGRGEAVYQIGVEDNGLLVGLAEEEMRASLKTLHRMAEKVGADITVLREREVDYDSDMPRKITEVLVRKVPDNQQFLDLRVAVLGNVDSGKSTLLGVLTQGELDNGRGRARLNLFRHLHEIQSGRTSSISFEILGFNSKGEVVNYSDSRTAEEICESSSKMITFIDLAGHHKYLHTTIFGLTSYCPDCALLLVSANTGIAGTTREHLGLALALKVPFFIVVSKIDLCAKTTVERTVRQLERVLKQPGCHKVPMLVTSEDDAVTAAQQFAQSPNVTPIFTLSSVSGESLDLLKVFLNILPPLTNSKEQEELMQQLTEFQVDEIYTVPEVGTVVGGTLSSGICREGDQLVVGPTDDGCFLELRVCSIQRNRSACRVLRAGQAATLALGDFDRALLRKGMVMVSPEMNPTICSVFEAEIVLLFHATTFRRGFQVTVHVGNVRQTAVVEKIHAKDKLRTGEKAVVRFRFLKHPEYLKVGAKLLFREGVTKGIGHVTDVQAITAGEAQANMGF; from the exons ATGTtccacacggacacacacacagtACTCGGGAAAAGAGCA GCTGAAGATGGAAACATTGAATATAAA TTGAAGCTGGTGAATCCATCCCAGTACCGCTTTGAGCACCTGGTGACACAAATGAAGTGGCGGCTCCAGGAGGGACGTGGTGAGGCCGTCTACCAGATTGGGGTAGAGGACAATGGGCTGCTGGTGGGGCTGGCTGAGGAGGAAATGCGAGCTTCGCTCAAGACCCTGCACCGGATGGCAGAGAA GGTTGGGGCAGACATAACCGTTCTTCGAGAGCGAGAAGTGGATTATGATAGCGACATGCCCCGGAAGATCACCGAGGTGCTAGTACGAAAGGTCCCTGACAACCAACAG TTCCTAGACCTCCGTGTGGCCGTCCTGGGGAATGTGGACTCTGGGAAGTCAACTCTGCTTGGAGTCCTGACCCAGGGAGAGCTGGACAATGGGCGGGGCCGGGCTCGGCTCAACCTTTTCCGCCACCTGCATGAGATTCAGTCTGGCCGAACCTCCAGCATCAGCTTCGAGATCCTGGGCTTTAACAGCAAGGGAGAG GTGGTGAATTACAGCGACTCACGGACAGCAGAAGAGATCTGTGAGAGCAGCTCCAAGATGATCACCTTCATCGACCTGGCAGGCCACCATAAGTACCTACACACCACCATCTTTGGCCTCACATCATACTGCCCCGACTGCGCCCTGCTCCTCGTCAGTGCCAACACTGGGATTG CTGGCACCACAAGGGAACATCTGGggctggccctggccctgaaAGTGCCCTTCTTCATCGTGGTCAGCAAGATCGACCTATGTGCCAAGACCACAGTGGAGAGGACAGTACGCCAGCTGGAGCGGGTCCTCAAGCAGCCTGGCTGCCACAAGGTCCCCATGCTGGTCACCTCTGAGGATGATGCCGTCACTGCTGCCCAGCAGTttgctcagtcacccaa TGTCACCCCCATCTTCACATTGTCCAGTGTGTCTGGAGAGAGTCTGGACCTCCTCAAAGTCTTTCTGAATATTCTGCCGCCACTCACCAacagcaaagagcaggaggaacTCATGCAGCAGCTGACGGAGTTCCAG GTGGATGAAATCTACACAGTACCAGAGGTGGGGACTGTTGTTGGAGGAACACTTTCCAG TGGGATTTGCCGTGAGGGGGACCAGCTGGTGGTGGGCCCCACGGATGATGGCTGCTTCCTGGAGCTGAGAGTATGCAGCATCCAGCGCAACCGCTCTGCCTGTCGTGTGCTGCGAGCTGGTCAGGCTGCTACACTGGCGCTTGGGGACTTTGACCGTGCACTGCTTCGCAAG GGCATGGTGATGGTGAGCCCGGAGATGAATCCTACCATCTGCTCGGTGTTTGAGGCAGAGATAGTCTTACTGTTCCATGCCACCACCTTCCGACGAGGATTCCAGGTGACAGTACACGTGGGCAACGTACGTCAGACGGCAGTGGTGGAAAAGATCCATGCCAAG GACAAACTGCGGACAGGCGAGAAGGCAGTGGTACGTTTCCGCTTCCTGAAACACCCAGAGTACCTGAAGGTGGGCGCCAAACTGCTGTTCCGGGAGGGTGTCACCAAGGGCATCGGCCATGTCACTGATGTACAAGCCATTACAGCAGGAGAAGCCCAGGCCAACATGGGCTTCTGA
- the GTPBP2 gene encoding GTP-binding protein 2 isoform b (isoform b is encoded by transcript variant 2), producing MKWRLQEGRGEAVYQIGVEDNGLLVGLAEEEMRASLKTLHRMAEKVGADITVLREREVDYDSDMPRKITEVLVRKVPDNQQFLDLRVAVLGNVDSGKSTLLGVLTQGELDNGRGRARLNLFRHLHEIQSGRTSSISFEILGFNSKGEVVNYSDSRTAEEICESSSKMITFIDLAGHHKYLHTTIFGLTSYCPDCALLLVSANTGIAGTTREHLGLALALKVPFFIVVSKIDLCAKTTVERTVRQLERVLKQPGCHKVPMLVTSEDDAVTAAQQFAQSPNVTPIFTLSSVSGESLDLLKVFLNILPPLTNSKEQEELMQQLTEFQVDEIYTVPEVGTVVGGTLSSGICREGDQLVVGPTDDGCFLELRVCSIQRNRSACRVLRAGQAATLALGDFDRALLRKGMVMVSPEMNPTICSVFEAEIVLLFHATTFRRGFQVTVHVGNVRQTAVVEKIHAKDKLRTGEKAVVRFRFLKHPEYLKVGAKLLFREGVTKGIGHVTDVQAITAGEAQANMGF from the exons ATGAAGTGGCGGCTCCAGGAGGGACGTGGTGAGGCCGTCTACCAGATTGGGGTAGAGGACAATGGGCTGCTGGTGGGGCTGGCTGAGGAGGAAATGCGAGCTTCGCTCAAGACCCTGCACCGGATGGCAGAGAA GGTTGGGGCAGACATAACCGTTCTTCGAGAGCGAGAAGTGGATTATGATAGCGACATGCCCCGGAAGATCACCGAGGTGCTAGTACGAAAGGTCCCTGACAACCAACAG TTCCTAGACCTCCGTGTGGCCGTCCTGGGGAATGTGGACTCTGGGAAGTCAACTCTGCTTGGAGTCCTGACCCAGGGAGAGCTGGACAATGGGCGGGGCCGGGCTCGGCTCAACCTTTTCCGCCACCTGCATGAGATTCAGTCTGGCCGAACCTCCAGCATCAGCTTCGAGATCCTGGGCTTTAACAGCAAGGGAGAG GTGGTGAATTACAGCGACTCACGGACAGCAGAAGAGATCTGTGAGAGCAGCTCCAAGATGATCACCTTCATCGACCTGGCAGGCCACCATAAGTACCTACACACCACCATCTTTGGCCTCACATCATACTGCCCCGACTGCGCCCTGCTCCTCGTCAGTGCCAACACTGGGATTG CTGGCACCACAAGGGAACATCTGGggctggccctggccctgaaAGTGCCCTTCTTCATCGTGGTCAGCAAGATCGACCTATGTGCCAAGACCACAGTGGAGAGGACAGTACGCCAGCTGGAGCGGGTCCTCAAGCAGCCTGGCTGCCACAAGGTCCCCATGCTGGTCACCTCTGAGGATGATGCCGTCACTGCTGCCCAGCAGTttgctcagtcacccaa TGTCACCCCCATCTTCACATTGTCCAGTGTGTCTGGAGAGAGTCTGGACCTCCTCAAAGTCTTTCTGAATATTCTGCCGCCACTCACCAacagcaaagagcaggaggaacTCATGCAGCAGCTGACGGAGTTCCAG GTGGATGAAATCTACACAGTACCAGAGGTGGGGACTGTTGTTGGAGGAACACTTTCCAG TGGGATTTGCCGTGAGGGGGACCAGCTGGTGGTGGGCCCCACGGATGATGGCTGCTTCCTGGAGCTGAGAGTATGCAGCATCCAGCGCAACCGCTCTGCCTGTCGTGTGCTGCGAGCTGGTCAGGCTGCTACACTGGCGCTTGGGGACTTTGACCGTGCACTGCTTCGCAAG GGCATGGTGATGGTGAGCCCGGAGATGAATCCTACCATCTGCTCGGTGTTTGAGGCAGAGATAGTCTTACTGTTCCATGCCACCACCTTCCGACGAGGATTCCAGGTGACAGTACACGTGGGCAACGTACGTCAGACGGCAGTGGTGGAAAAGATCCATGCCAAG GACAAACTGCGGACAGGCGAGAAGGCAGTGGTACGTTTCCGCTTCCTGAAACACCCAGAGTACCTGAAGGTGGGCGCCAAACTGCTGTTCCGGGAGGGTGTCACCAAGGGCATCGGCCATGTCACTGATGTACAAGCCATTACAGCAGGAGAAGCCCAGGCCAACATGGGCTTCTGA
- the GTPBP2 gene encoding GTP-binding protein 2 isoform X1 gives MDSTKSEPLKGSPEAEDGNIEYKLKLVNPSQYRFEHLVTQMKWRLQEGRGEAVYQIGVEDNGLLVGLAEEEMRASLKTLHRMAEKVGADITVLREREVDYDSDMPRKITEVLVRKVPDNQQFLDLRVAVLGNVDSGKSTLLGVLTQGELDNGRGRARLNLFRHLHEIQSGRTSSISFEILGFNSKGEVVNYSDSRTAEEICESSSKMITFIDLAGHHKYLHTTIFGLTSYCPDCALLLVSANTGIAGTTREHLGLALALKVPFFIVVSKIDLCAKTTVERTVRQLERVLKQPGCHKVPMLVTSEDDAVTAAQQFAQSPNVTPIFTLSSVSGESLDLLKVFLNILPPLTNSKEQEELMQQLTEFQVDEIYTVPEVGTVVGGTLSSGICREGDQLVVGPTDDGCFLELRVCSIQRNRSACRVLRAGQAATLALGDFDRALLRKGMVMVSPEMNPTICSVFEAEIVLLFHATTFRRGFQVTVHVGNVRQTAVVEKIHAKDKLRTGEKAVVRFRFLKHPEYLKVGAKLLFREGVTKGIGHVTDVQAITAGEAQANMGF, from the exons ATGGACTCTACCAAGTCTGAACCCCTGAAGGGATCACCAGAG GCTGAAGATGGAAACATTGAATATAAA TTGAAGCTGGTGAATCCATCCCAGTACCGCTTTGAGCACCTGGTGACACAAATGAAGTGGCGGCTCCAGGAGGGACGTGGTGAGGCCGTCTACCAGATTGGGGTAGAGGACAATGGGCTGCTGGTGGGGCTGGCTGAGGAGGAAATGCGAGCTTCGCTCAAGACCCTGCACCGGATGGCAGAGAA GGTTGGGGCAGACATAACCGTTCTTCGAGAGCGAGAAGTGGATTATGATAGCGACATGCCCCGGAAGATCACCGAGGTGCTAGTACGAAAGGTCCCTGACAACCAACAG TTCCTAGACCTCCGTGTGGCCGTCCTGGGGAATGTGGACTCTGGGAAGTCAACTCTGCTTGGAGTCCTGACCCAGGGAGAGCTGGACAATGGGCGGGGCCGGGCTCGGCTCAACCTTTTCCGCCACCTGCATGAGATTCAGTCTGGCCGAACCTCCAGCATCAGCTTCGAGATCCTGGGCTTTAACAGCAAGGGAGAG GTGGTGAATTACAGCGACTCACGGACAGCAGAAGAGATCTGTGAGAGCAGCTCCAAGATGATCACCTTCATCGACCTGGCAGGCCACCATAAGTACCTACACACCACCATCTTTGGCCTCACATCATACTGCCCCGACTGCGCCCTGCTCCTCGTCAGTGCCAACACTGGGATTG CTGGCACCACAAGGGAACATCTGGggctggccctggccctgaaAGTGCCCTTCTTCATCGTGGTCAGCAAGATCGACCTATGTGCCAAGACCACAGTGGAGAGGACAGTACGCCAGCTGGAGCGGGTCCTCAAGCAGCCTGGCTGCCACAAGGTCCCCATGCTGGTCACCTCTGAGGATGATGCCGTCACTGCTGCCCAGCAGTttgctcagtcacccaa TGTCACCCCCATCTTCACATTGTCCAGTGTGTCTGGAGAGAGTCTGGACCTCCTCAAAGTCTTTCTGAATATTCTGCCGCCACTCACCAacagcaaagagcaggaggaacTCATGCAGCAGCTGACGGAGTTCCAG GTGGATGAAATCTACACAGTACCAGAGGTGGGGACTGTTGTTGGAGGAACACTTTCCAG TGGGATTTGCCGTGAGGGGGACCAGCTGGTGGTGGGCCCCACGGATGATGGCTGCTTCCTGGAGCTGAGAGTATGCAGCATCCAGCGCAACCGCTCTGCCTGTCGTGTGCTGCGAGCTGGTCAGGCTGCTACACTGGCGCTTGGGGACTTTGACCGTGCACTGCTTCGCAAG GGCATGGTGATGGTGAGCCCGGAGATGAATCCTACCATCTGCTCGGTGTTTGAGGCAGAGATAGTCTTACTGTTCCATGCCACCACCTTCCGACGAGGATTCCAGGTGACAGTACACGTGGGCAACGTACGTCAGACGGCAGTGGTGGAAAAGATCCATGCCAAG GACAAACTGCGGACAGGCGAGAAGGCAGTGGTACGTTTCCGCTTCCTGAAACACCCAGAGTACCTGAAGGTGGGCGCCAAACTGCTGTTCCGGGAGGGTGTCACCAAGGGCATCGGCCATGTCACTGATGTACAAGCCATTACAGCAGGAGAAGCCCAGGCCAACATGGGCTTCTGA
- the MAD2L1BP gene encoding MAD2L1-binding protein isoform 2 (isoform 2 is encoded by transcript variant 2) translates to MAAPEAEVLSSAAVPDLEWYEKSEETHASQIELLETSSTQEPLNASEAFCPRDCMVPVVFPGPVSQEGCCQFTCELLKHIMYQRQQLPLPYEQLKHFYRKPSPQAEEMLKKKPRATTEVSSRKCQQALAELESVLSHLEDFFARTLVPRVLILLGGNALSPKEFYELDLSLLAPYSVDQSLSTAACLRRLFRAIFMADAFSELQAPPLMGTVVMAQGHRNCGEDWFRPKLNYRVPSRGHKLTVTLSCGRPSIRTTAWEDYIWFQAPVTFKGFRE, encoded by the exons ATGGCGGCGCCGGAGGCGGAGGTTCTGTCCTCAGCCGCAGTCCCTG ATTTGGAGTGGTATGAGAAGTCCGAAGAAACTCACGCCTCCCAGATAGAACTACTTGAGACAAGCTCTACGCAGGAACCTCTCAACGCTTCGGAGGCCTTTTGCCCAAGAGACTGCATGGTACCAGTGGTGTTTCCTGGGCCTGTGAGCCAGGAAGGCTGCTGTCAGTTTACTTGTGAACTTCTAAAGCATATCATGTATCAACGCCAGCAGCTCCCTCTGCCCTATGAACAGCTTAAGCACTTTTACCGAAAACCTTCTCCCCAG GCAGAGGAGATGCTGAAGAAGAAACCTCGGGCCACCACTGAGGTGAGCAGCAGGAAATGCCAACAAGCCCTGGCAGAACTGGAGAGTGTCCTCAGCCACCTGGAGGACTTCTTTGCACGGACACTAGTACCGCGAGTGCTGATTCTCCTTGGGGGCAATGCCCTAAGCCCCAAGGAGTTCTATGAACTCGACTTGTCTCTGCTGGCCCCCTACAGCGTGGACCAGAGCCTGAGCACAGCAGCTTGTTTGCGCCGTCTCTTCCGAGCCATATTCATGGCTGATGCCTTTAGCGAGCTTCAGGCTCCTCCACTCATGGGCACCGTCGTCATGGCACAGGGACACCGCAACTGTGGAGAAGATTGGTTTCGACCCAAGCTCAACTATCGAGTGCCCAGCCGGGGCCATAAACTGACTGTGACCCTGTCATGTGGCAGACCTTCCATCCGAACCACGGCTTGGGAAGACTACATTTGGTTCCAGGCACCAGTGACATTTAAAGGCTTCCGCGAGTGA
- the GTPBP2 gene encoding GTP-binding protein 2 isoform a (isoform a is encoded by transcript variant 1), which translates to MDSRVSELFGGCCRPGGGPAVGGTLKARGAGSSSGCGGPKGKKKNGRNRGGKANNPPYLPPEAEDGNIEYKLKLVNPSQYRFEHLVTQMKWRLQEGRGEAVYQIGVEDNGLLVGLAEEEMRASLKTLHRMAEKVGADITVLREREVDYDSDMPRKITEVLVRKVPDNQQFLDLRVAVLGNVDSGKSTLLGVLTQGELDNGRGRARLNLFRHLHEIQSGRTSSISFEILGFNSKGEVVNYSDSRTAEEICESSSKMITFIDLAGHHKYLHTTIFGLTSYCPDCALLLVSANTGIAGTTREHLGLALALKVPFFIVVSKIDLCAKTTVERTVRQLERVLKQPGCHKVPMLVTSEDDAVTAAQQFAQSPNVTPIFTLSSVSGESLDLLKVFLNILPPLTNSKEQEELMQQLTEFQVDEIYTVPEVGTVVGGTLSSGICREGDQLVVGPTDDGCFLELRVCSIQRNRSACRVLRAGQAATLALGDFDRALLRKGMVMVSPEMNPTICSVFEAEIVLLFHATTFRRGFQVTVHVGNVRQTAVVEKIHAKDKLRTGEKAVVRFRFLKHPEYLKVGAKLLFREGVTKGIGHVTDVQAITAGEAQANMGF; encoded by the exons ATGGACTCGCGGGTATCGGAGCTGTTCGGCGGCTGCTGCCGGCCCGGAGGGGGCCCGGCCGTGGGCGGAACCCTCAAGGCTAGGGGGGCCGGCAGCAGCAGCGGCTGCGGGGGgccaaagggaaagaagaagaacGGAAGGAACAGAGGGGGCAAAGCCAACAACCCCCCGTATTTGCCCCCCGAG GCTGAAGATGGAAACATTGAATATAAA TTGAAGCTGGTGAATCCATCCCAGTACCGCTTTGAGCACCTGGTGACACAAATGAAGTGGCGGCTCCAGGAGGGACGTGGTGAGGCCGTCTACCAGATTGGGGTAGAGGACAATGGGCTGCTGGTGGGGCTGGCTGAGGAGGAAATGCGAGCTTCGCTCAAGACCCTGCACCGGATGGCAGAGAA GGTTGGGGCAGACATAACCGTTCTTCGAGAGCGAGAAGTGGATTATGATAGCGACATGCCCCGGAAGATCACCGAGGTGCTAGTACGAAAGGTCCCTGACAACCAACAG TTCCTAGACCTCCGTGTGGCCGTCCTGGGGAATGTGGACTCTGGGAAGTCAACTCTGCTTGGAGTCCTGACCCAGGGAGAGCTGGACAATGGGCGGGGCCGGGCTCGGCTCAACCTTTTCCGCCACCTGCATGAGATTCAGTCTGGCCGAACCTCCAGCATCAGCTTCGAGATCCTGGGCTTTAACAGCAAGGGAGAG GTGGTGAATTACAGCGACTCACGGACAGCAGAAGAGATCTGTGAGAGCAGCTCCAAGATGATCACCTTCATCGACCTGGCAGGCCACCATAAGTACCTACACACCACCATCTTTGGCCTCACATCATACTGCCCCGACTGCGCCCTGCTCCTCGTCAGTGCCAACACTGGGATTG CTGGCACCACAAGGGAACATCTGGggctggccctggccctgaaAGTGCCCTTCTTCATCGTGGTCAGCAAGATCGACCTATGTGCCAAGACCACAGTGGAGAGGACAGTACGCCAGCTGGAGCGGGTCCTCAAGCAGCCTGGCTGCCACAAGGTCCCCATGCTGGTCACCTCTGAGGATGATGCCGTCACTGCTGCCCAGCAGTttgctcagtcacccaa TGTCACCCCCATCTTCACATTGTCCAGTGTGTCTGGAGAGAGTCTGGACCTCCTCAAAGTCTTTCTGAATATTCTGCCGCCACTCACCAacagcaaagagcaggaggaacTCATGCAGCAGCTGACGGAGTTCCAG GTGGATGAAATCTACACAGTACCAGAGGTGGGGACTGTTGTTGGAGGAACACTTTCCAG TGGGATTTGCCGTGAGGGGGACCAGCTGGTGGTGGGCCCCACGGATGATGGCTGCTTCCTGGAGCTGAGAGTATGCAGCATCCAGCGCAACCGCTCTGCCTGTCGTGTGCTGCGAGCTGGTCAGGCTGCTACACTGGCGCTTGGGGACTTTGACCGTGCACTGCTTCGCAAG GGCATGGTGATGGTGAGCCCGGAGATGAATCCTACCATCTGCTCGGTGTTTGAGGCAGAGATAGTCTTACTGTTCCATGCCACCACCTTCCGACGAGGATTCCAGGTGACAGTACACGTGGGCAACGTACGTCAGACGGCAGTGGTGGAAAAGATCCATGCCAAG GACAAACTGCGGACAGGCGAGAAGGCAGTGGTACGTTTCCGCTTCCTGAAACACCCAGAGTACCTGAAGGTGGGCGCCAAACTGCTGTTCCGGGAGGGTGTCACCAAGGGCATCGGCCATGTCACTGATGTACAAGCCATTACAGCAGGAGAAGCCCAGGCCAACATGGGCTTCTGA
- the MAD2L1BP gene encoding MAD2L1-binding protein isoform 1 (isoform 1 is encoded by transcript variant 1), whose translation MARVPLGRSLTLSPRLEHNGMTSAHHNFRLPGSRDSPASASQVAEIIDLEWYEKSEETHASQIELLETSSTQEPLNASEAFCPRDCMVPVVFPGPVSQEGCCQFTCELLKHIMYQRQQLPLPYEQLKHFYRKPSPQAEEMLKKKPRATTEVSSRKCQQALAELESVLSHLEDFFARTLVPRVLILLGGNALSPKEFYELDLSLLAPYSVDQSLSTAACLRRLFRAIFMADAFSELQAPPLMGTVVMAQGHRNCGEDWFRPKLNYRVPSRGHKLTVTLSCGRPSIRTTAWEDYIWFQAPVTFKGFRE comes from the exons ATGGCCCGCGTGCCGCTGGG gcggagtctcactctgtcacccaggctggagcacaatggcatgacctcagctcaccacaacttccgcctcccaggttcaagggattctcctgcctcagcctcccaagtagctgagattatag ATTTGGAGTGGTATGAGAAGTCCGAAGAAACTCACGCCTCCCAGATAGAACTACTTGAGACAAGCTCTACGCAGGAACCTCTCAACGCTTCGGAGGCCTTTTGCCCAAGAGACTGCATGGTACCAGTGGTGTTTCCTGGGCCTGTGAGCCAGGAAGGCTGCTGTCAGTTTACTTGTGAACTTCTAAAGCATATCATGTATCAACGCCAGCAGCTCCCTCTGCCCTATGAACAGCTTAAGCACTTTTACCGAAAACCTTCTCCCCAG GCAGAGGAGATGCTGAAGAAGAAACCTCGGGCCACCACTGAGGTGAGCAGCAGGAAATGCCAACAAGCCCTGGCAGAACTGGAGAGTGTCCTCAGCCACCTGGAGGACTTCTTTGCACGGACACTAGTACCGCGAGTGCTGATTCTCCTTGGGGGCAATGCCCTAAGCCCCAAGGAGTTCTATGAACTCGACTTGTCTCTGCTGGCCCCCTACAGCGTGGACCAGAGCCTGAGCACAGCAGCTTGTTTGCGCCGTCTCTTCCGAGCCATATTCATGGCTGATGCCTTTAGCGAGCTTCAGGCTCCTCCACTCATGGGCACCGTCGTCATGGCACAGGGACACCGCAACTGTGGAGAAGATTGGTTTCGACCCAAGCTCAACTATCGAGTGCCCAGCCGGGGCCATAAACTGACTGTGACCCTGTCATGTGGCAGACCTTCCATCCGAACCACGGCTTGGGAAGACTACATTTGGTTCCAGGCACCAGTGACATTTAAAGGCTTCCGCGAGTGA